One Alcaligenes ammonioxydans DNA segment encodes these proteins:
- a CDS encoding cytochrome c biogenesis protein ResB encodes MKKVSPVRRFAADFLELLGSMRFAISLLMFICVASLIGTVLAQNQPANTYIDQFGPYWFELFDHFSIWSVYNSGWFMVIMAFLVVSTTLCVIRNAPKMIREMRTFKEHVRGGSLKAFPHRVELESAGGPEHNREQVQGWLQSQGYAVRVRHDNDGSMMMAAKKGSANKLGYIFAHLAIVVICVGGLLDSELPVRLQVWLGGKQPITENMLISQVPESGRLGLGNPSFRANMLVPEGARTATAVVNSGEGVLIQPLPFALELKRFLVEYYSTGMPSSFKSEVEVTDPVTGDTFERTIEVNEPLRYKGVTVYQSGFDDGGSMLSLKGYPLVGPSAAPFELNGKVGESMGITAQQSPSEHALTVQLTELRPINVENLSEGDPQPKAMIEHVAAVTGSAANKKDQNLKNVGPSVNYRLIDDQGQSREFVNYMLPVELDDTLVFLAGMRFSPAEPFRYVRLPADEKGSLKEFMDLRAATQNEALVSQAAERFAERNSSSPEQKELMLSASKTALQTFVRAGFDGLISRVPEAERERILGFAIPMIQFTLSELRDLVRQQQGLPELDYSQENNEANRWIQSAVLAFANLPDYPAPVMLTLDSFEQVQASVFQVARSPGMYIVYLGCLFLIIGVFSMFYIRDRRVWVWIRPHNQGSRVMAAMTSQRRNLDFNLEFERLKAAFNRLSV; translated from the coding sequence GTGAAAAAAGTATCTCCCGTGCGTCGCTTTGCGGCCGATTTCCTGGAATTGCTCGGTTCGATGCGCTTTGCCATCAGCTTGCTGATGTTCATTTGCGTAGCCAGTCTGATCGGCACCGTTCTGGCACAAAATCAGCCTGCCAATACCTATATTGATCAATTCGGACCTTACTGGTTTGAGTTGTTCGATCATTTCTCGATCTGGTCTGTCTACAACAGTGGATGGTTCATGGTCATTATGGCGTTTCTGGTGGTATCGACCACGCTGTGCGTCATCCGCAATGCGCCCAAGATGATCCGTGAAATGCGCACGTTCAAGGAGCACGTGCGCGGTGGCAGCCTGAAAGCCTTCCCTCACCGCGTCGAGCTGGAGAGCGCAGGTGGCCCTGAGCATAATCGTGAACAGGTTCAGGGCTGGCTGCAGTCGCAAGGCTATGCGGTGCGTGTGCGTCATGATAATGACGGCAGCATGATGATGGCGGCCAAAAAAGGGAGCGCCAACAAGCTGGGATACATTTTTGCGCACCTGGCCATCGTGGTGATTTGTGTCGGCGGTTTGCTTGACAGCGAATTGCCCGTGCGTTTGCAGGTGTGGTTGGGTGGCAAACAACCGATTACCGAAAATATGCTGATTTCCCAGGTGCCCGAGTCGGGACGACTGGGTCTGGGCAATCCCAGCTTCCGTGCCAACATGCTGGTGCCAGAAGGGGCGCGCACGGCGACAGCAGTAGTCAATTCCGGTGAAGGGGTGCTGATTCAGCCGTTGCCGTTCGCCTTGGAGTTGAAGCGTTTTCTGGTGGAGTACTACTCCACGGGGATGCCCAGCAGTTTCAAGAGCGAAGTGGAAGTAACCGATCCCGTGACGGGCGATACCTTCGAGCGCACGATCGAGGTCAACGAACCGTTACGCTACAAGGGTGTGACGGTTTACCAGTCCGGTTTTGACGATGGCGGCAGTATGTTGAGTCTGAAGGGCTATCCGCTGGTGGGTCCGAGTGCCGCACCCTTTGAGTTGAATGGGAAAGTGGGTGAGAGCATGGGCATTACTGCCCAGCAAAGTCCCAGCGAGCATGCTCTGACTGTTCAGTTGACTGAACTGCGTCCCATTAATGTGGAAAACCTGTCCGAGGGCGACCCCCAGCCCAAGGCCATGATTGAGCACGTGGCGGCGGTCACCGGTAGCGCTGCCAACAAGAAAGACCAGAATTTGAAGAACGTCGGCCCCAGCGTGAACTATCGTTTGATTGACGACCAGGGGCAGTCTCGCGAGTTTGTGAATTACATGCTGCCGGTGGAACTGGATGACACCCTGGTGTTTCTGGCCGGGATGCGTTTTTCGCCCGCCGAGCCGTTTCGTTATGTGCGTCTGCCGGCTGACGAAAAGGGTTCTTTAAAAGAATTCATGGATTTGCGGGCGGCTACGCAGAATGAGGCCTTGGTCAGCCAGGCGGCTGAACGCTTTGCCGAGCGCAACTCCTCGTCACCCGAGCAAAAAGAGTTGATGTTGTCGGCGTCCAAAACGGCATTGCAAACCTTTGTACGTGCTGGTTTTGATGGTTTGATCAGCCGTGTCCCCGAAGCTGAACGGGAACGTATCCTGGGTTTTGCTATCCCCATGATTCAGTTCACCTTGTCGGAATTGCGTGATTTGGTCAGGCAGCAACAAGGCTTGCCAGAACTGGATTACAGCCAGGAAAATAATGAGGCCAACCGTTGGATTCAATCTGCCGTGCTGGCGTTTGCTAATCTGCCGGATTACCCGGCACCGGTGATGTTGACCCTGGACAGTTTTGAACAGGTTCAGGCCAGTGTATTCCAGGTGGCACGCAGCCCAGGCATGTACATTGTGTACTTGGGTTGTCTGTTTTTGATTATTGG
- a CDS encoding c-type cytochrome, with product MKRALSRVVIASSLTMACSVVFTANVANAAGLPEPDAAKGEQLYLQGEMSRGVLACVTCHGDGGNSIIPVNPSLAHQPYEYLVKQLHDFRAKDEKSVPARRGPDGANSLMTAIAAGMTEDDIKNVAFYLSQQAVNWDQAANATKEDTMVRGQKIWRGGLPERGVPACAACHSPDGAGMPGQYPRLAGQHPAYIADQLKLFRSGDRANSPMMYDIADRLSDADIAAVSDFAAGLR from the coding sequence ATGAAGCGTGCGCTTTCCCGAGTCGTTATCGCAAGCAGCCTGACGATGGCTTGCTCTGTGGTTTTTACCGCTAACGTGGCCAATGCAGCTGGTCTGCCCGAGCCTGATGCCGCCAAAGGCGAGCAGCTCTACCTGCAAGGTGAGATGTCGCGTGGCGTGCTGGCCTGTGTGACCTGTCACGGGGATGGCGGCAACAGTATTATTCCGGTCAACCCGTCGCTGGCTCACCAGCCGTACGAGTACCTGGTCAAGCAGCTGCACGACTTCCGTGCCAAGGACGAGAAGTCCGTTCCTGCCCGCCGTGGTCCTGATGGCGCGAACAGCCTGATGACTGCCATTGCTGCCGGTATGACTGAAGACGATATCAAGAACGTGGCGTTTTACCTGTCTCAGCAAGCGGTGAACTGGGACCAGGCCGCTAACGCGACCAAGGAAGACACCATGGTACGTGGCCAGAAGATCTGGCGGGGTGGTTTGCCCGAGCGCGGTGTTCCTGCCTGTGCGGCTTGCCATTCGCCCGATGGCGCCGGCATGCCCGGCCAGTACCCCCGTCTGGCCGGTCAGCACCCCGCCTATATTGCGGATCAGCTCAAGTTGTTCCGTAGTGGCGACCGTGCCAACAGCCCGATGATGTATGACATCGCAGACCGTTTGTCGGATGCCGACATTGCGGCCGTATCCGATTTCGCAGCTGGCCTGCGTTAA
- the yihA gene encoding ribosome biogenesis GTP-binding protein YihA/YsxC, with protein sequence MSILHRAHFTISAAQIDQLPPPGPPEVCFVGRSNAGKSSAINVLANQRKLAFSSKTPGRTRLINMFGIPDPLSPGDYLGHLVDLPGYGYAAVARHEKQDWAEILGDYLATRPSIAGIVLLIDIRRGVTDLDLRLVDWIAPTGKPVLVLLTKADKLPYGQRIKAVAEVRRQLREIGALHALPFSSTDRIGLPEATECIENWISPKVVP encoded by the coding sequence ATGTCGATACTGCACCGCGCTCACTTCACGATTTCAGCTGCTCAGATCGATCAGCTGCCTCCTCCCGGACCGCCAGAGGTCTGTTTTGTGGGGCGCTCCAATGCGGGCAAATCCTCCGCCATCAATGTGTTGGCCAACCAACGAAAACTGGCTTTTTCCAGTAAAACGCCAGGGCGAACACGTCTGATCAACATGTTCGGCATCCCCGATCCGCTCTCGCCGGGCGACTATCTGGGCCACCTGGTGGACTTGCCCGGCTATGGCTACGCCGCCGTGGCCCGCCACGAAAAGCAGGACTGGGCCGAGATTCTGGGCGACTACCTGGCCACCCGTCCCTCGATTGCCGGCATTGTGTTGCTGATCGACATCCGGCGCGGCGTGACCGACCTGGACTTGCGCCTGGTCGATTGGATTGCACCGACTGGCAAGCCCGTACTGGTGCTTTTGACCAAGGCCGACAAACTGCCTTATGGTCAACGTATCAAGGCGGTAGCCGAAGTACGTCGCCAGCTCCGGGAAATTGGCGCCCTTCACGCGCTGCCCTTCTCCTCCACTGATCGTATCGGCTTGCCCGAAGCGACCGAATGCATCGAAAACTGGATTTCTCCGAAGGTTGTTCCATGA
- the hemB gene encoding porphobilinogen synthase has product MTRFIPPADFPNTRLRRNRRDEFSRRLVRENRLSTDDLIYPVFVREGEKVQEQVGSMPGVMRYSPDELMRVAEQCLELGIPVLSLFPSIDPSLKTPDGSEAANPNGLIPRVVGMLKQQFPELGVLTDVALDPYTSHGQDGILDDAGHILNDETVAMLIRQAHTQAQAGVDIVAPSDMMDGRIGSIRAALDKDQFIHTRIMAYSAKYASAFYGPFREAVGSAANLGRSNKNTYQMDPANRNEALREVAADIREGADMVMVKPGLPYLDILRDVKDAFGMPTYAYQVSGEYAMIKAAAQNGWLDHDKVMMESLLAFKRAGGDGILTYFAIEAAKLMREQNC; this is encoded by the coding sequence ATGACTCGTTTTATTCCTCCTGCCGACTTTCCTAATACTCGCCTGCGCCGTAACCGCCGCGACGAGTTTTCCCGCCGTCTGGTGCGCGAAAACCGCCTGTCCACTGACGACCTGATCTATCCGGTCTTTGTGCGTGAAGGCGAGAAAGTGCAGGAGCAGGTCGGCTCCATGCCGGGCGTCATGCGCTACTCGCCTGACGAACTGATGCGCGTGGCCGAACAGTGTCTGGAACTGGGCATCCCCGTGCTGTCCCTGTTCCCTTCCATCGACCCGTCGCTGAAAACGCCCGATGGCAGCGAGGCCGCCAACCCGAATGGCCTGATCCCCCGGGTGGTGGGCATGCTCAAGCAGCAGTTTCCCGAGCTGGGCGTGCTGACTGATGTCGCTCTGGACCCCTATACCAGCCACGGCCAGGACGGCATTTTGGACGATGCTGGCCACATCCTGAATGACGAGACGGTGGCCATGCTGATCCGTCAGGCTCACACGCAGGCTCAGGCAGGCGTAGACATTGTGGCTCCCAGCGACATGATGGATGGCCGTATCGGCTCCATCCGCGCCGCCTTGGACAAGGACCAGTTCATCCACACCCGCATCATGGCCTACTCGGCCAAGTACGCCAGTGCCTTCTACGGCCCGTTCCGCGAGGCGGTGGGTTCAGCGGCCAATCTGGGCCGCTCCAACAAGAACACCTACCAGATGGACCCGGCCAACCGTAATGAAGCGCTGCGCGAAGTGGCGGCCGACATTCGCGAAGGTGCCGATATGGTCATGGTCAAGCCCGGCCTGCCTTATCTGGACATTCTGCGCGACGTCAAAGACGCGTTTGGCATGCCGACCTACGCCTACCAAGTCAGTGGCGAATACGCGATGATCAAGGCCGCTGCCCAGAACGGCTGGCTGGATCACGACAAGGTCATGATGGAATCGCTGCTGGCATTCAAGCGTGCCGGTGGGGATGGCATTCTGACCTATTTCGCCATCGAAGCGGCCAAGCTGATGCGCGAACAGAACTGCTGA
- the dsbD gene encoding protein-disulfide reductase DsbD, translated as MPLSLKRSPFSAHGPGAWFAVFFALMLAWLATPLAAQAEEEFLDPEQAFVLTAAMSQPHQLDIHFQIAPEYYMYRKRFAVSTEKAEQVGKLQLPEGERVYDPTFDEVMEVYRHSVTLRVPVLADSSIGHDLTVDVVSQGCADAGLCYSPSTQTLTLIPTGQGWEVAGPFGVVSVPAPGEGASQNPAQANPDSTVAPSRSAGVASALSLSDVGLADYLKQAGWGQIVLLSFVFGLLLSFTPCVLPMVPILLSIIAGRNQPAPSRWHGLKMAFAFVLGLSLVYTLLGVAAGLLGAGLASWLQNPWVLGLFALILVVLALSMLDVFTVQAPAALQNRLNKTMNRLPGGQMGGVFLMGMLSALIVGPCVAAPLAGVLLFISQTGDVVLGGSALFALAWGSGVLLLIVGAGSGSVLPKAGAWMESVKTAFGVLLLATAWWMVSPLMSGTIAVFGWVVLALWAAALLGAFGRGTAARTPWSGLRQGVGMMLAVWAIMMMISIALGRPSVIRPLEGLKSSGTVTAAQSQVEFQRVLTLQELEGRLAKTTRPVMLDFYADWCVSCIEMENFTFSDPAVAQRMAQFELLQVDVTANTPEDRALLKHFRLFGPPGILFFDSKGKQLEQLRVIGFQDASRFSKVLDEALAGA; from the coding sequence GTGCCTTTGTCTTTAAAGCGTTCTCCATTTTCCGCCCACGGCCCTGGGGCCTGGTTTGCTGTTTTTTTTGCCCTGATGCTGGCTTGGCTGGCAACGCCCTTGGCGGCGCAGGCAGAAGAAGAGTTTCTGGACCCTGAGCAGGCGTTTGTGTTGACGGCGGCCATGAGTCAGCCCCATCAGCTGGATATCCACTTTCAGATTGCGCCTGAATACTATATGTATCGCAAGCGTTTCGCCGTCTCGACCGAGAAGGCGGAGCAGGTAGGCAAGCTTCAACTGCCCGAAGGAGAGCGGGTTTACGATCCTACCTTTGACGAGGTCATGGAGGTCTACCGCCATTCGGTTACGTTGCGCGTACCGGTCCTGGCAGACAGCTCCATAGGACACGATCTGACGGTCGATGTGGTCAGTCAGGGTTGTGCCGACGCAGGTCTATGCTATTCCCCGTCGACTCAAACGCTGACCTTGATCCCCACCGGGCAGGGCTGGGAAGTGGCCGGGCCTTTTGGCGTGGTGTCGGTGCCGGCCCCAGGAGAGGGGGCAAGCCAGAATCCGGCCCAGGCGAACCCCGATTCCACGGTCGCCCCTTCCCGTAGTGCGGGGGTGGCCTCGGCATTGAGCCTGAGTGATGTGGGTCTGGCCGACTACCTCAAGCAGGCTGGGTGGGGTCAGATCGTGCTGCTGAGCTTTGTGTTTGGCTTGCTGCTGTCCTTTACGCCCTGCGTCCTGCCGATGGTGCCGATTTTGCTGTCCATCATTGCTGGACGGAATCAGCCTGCGCCATCGCGCTGGCACGGCCTGAAGATGGCGTTTGCCTTTGTGCTGGGTCTGTCCCTGGTCTACACCTTGCTGGGTGTGGCCGCCGGCTTGCTGGGAGCCGGTTTGGCGAGCTGGTTGCAGAACCCGTGGGTATTGGGTCTGTTCGCCTTGATCCTGGTGGTGTTGGCCTTGTCCATGCTGGATGTCTTCACGGTACAGGCTCCGGCGGCGCTGCAAAATCGTTTGAATAAAACCATGAACCGTTTGCCGGGCGGGCAGATGGGTGGCGTGTTCCTGATGGGCATGCTGTCTGCGCTGATTGTCGGTCCTTGCGTGGCAGCGCCTCTGGCGGGCGTGCTGCTGTTTATCTCGCAGACGGGGGATGTGGTCCTGGGTGGTTCGGCCCTGTTTGCCTTGGCCTGGGGTTCAGGCGTCTTGCTGCTGATTGTGGGTGCGGGTTCGGGCAGTGTCTTGCCCAAGGCCGGCGCCTGGATGGAAAGCGTCAAGACCGCTTTTGGTGTCTTGTTGCTGGCTACCGCCTGGTGGATGGTCTCGCCCCTGATGTCTGGCACGATTGCTGTCTTTGGCTGGGTTGTCCTGGCTTTGTGGGCGGCTGCCTTGCTGGGCGCGTTTGGGCGCGGCACGGCTGCACGTACGCCGTGGTCGGGCTTGCGACAGGGTGTGGGCATGATGCTGGCGGTCTGGGCCATCATGATGATGATCAGCATTGCCCTGGGTCGCCCCAGCGTGATTCGCCCTTTGGAAGGGCTGAAATCCTCGGGTACGGTGACGGCAGCCCAAAGCCAGGTTGAGTTCCAGCGCGTACTGACCCTGCAGGAGCTGGAAGGGCGTCTGGCCAAGACCACTCGCCCCGTAATGCTGGATTTCTACGCAGACTGGTGTGTGTCCTGCATTGAAATGGAGAATTTCACGTTTAGCGATCCCGCCGTCGCGCAACGCATGGCGCAGTTTGAGTTGCTGCAGGTGGATGTGACGGCCAACACCCCTGAGGATCGGGCATTGCTGAAACATTTCCGCTTGTTTGGACCTCCCGGCATCCTGTTTTTTGATTCCAAAGGGAAACAGCTGGAGCAATTGCGCGTGATTGGTTTTCAGGATGCCAGCCGCTTTTCCAAAGTGTTGGATGAGGCTCTGGCCGGTGCTTGA
- the cutA gene encoding divalent-cation tolerance protein CutA — MSADTPPNSKTPLALTLPDLDAQQLVLAQTTVPDMMLAKYLAHHLVEDGIAACANLAPSSLSMYMWQGELQGDEEITLTFKTTVARLPELADRLCEQHPYELPELIVLPVVGGFTAYLDWVRTQTRPA, encoded by the coding sequence ATGTCCGCTGATACTCCCCCTAATTCCAAAACGCCCTTAGCCTTGACCTTGCCCGATCTGGACGCGCAGCAGCTGGTGCTGGCGCAAACCACGGTGCCGGATATGATGCTGGCCAAATATCTGGCTCATCATCTGGTTGAGGACGGAATTGCCGCTTGTGCGAACCTTGCGCCCAGCAGCTTGTCCATGTACATGTGGCAAGGGGAGTTGCAAGGCGATGAGGAAATCACGCTGACTTTCAAAACCACAGTGGCCCGGCTACCGGAATTGGCAGATCGCTTGTGTGAGCAGCATCCTTACGAGCTGCCAGAATTGATTGTGCTTCCGGTTGTTGGTGGTTTCACCGCTTATCTGGATTGGGTTCGTACCCAGACACGCCCTGCGTGA
- a CDS encoding AraC family transcriptional regulator: MTTILNRYAQLHSQDVDCVQHYISQVFCPHSLTLADTRQRLNARLYLRQGQDVAYGRLRYGAQVQIEPQPLDDFYLLQIPLSGQEQIHTEHGRFASTSRLASIISPTQAFSMEHSLEADKLFVRIGRQGLERHYQDYFAQPVRGPLEFQPSIPFDAPGGASLRRLLDWQFAEVSDGTLFDQPRQVRQFEQTLIYALFELHQHNQPAHKTPAALPHVLRRALDFMESQAGQPITIGDIAQAAGVSVRSLYAGFREHLGVAPMARLKQMRLEAARRYLQQGGMSVTEVALACGFTHLGQFSADYRHSFGERPSETLSGLSRPRAGS; encoded by the coding sequence ATGACCACCATACTGAATCGCTATGCCCAGCTGCATTCGCAGGATGTGGACTGCGTTCAGCACTATATCTCCCAGGTTTTCTGTCCGCACAGCCTGACCCTGGCGGATACGCGTCAGCGCCTGAACGCCCGTCTGTATTTACGCCAAGGCCAGGATGTGGCCTATGGTCGTTTGCGCTATGGGGCGCAGGTGCAGATTGAGCCTCAGCCGCTGGATGACTTCTATCTCTTGCAGATTCCCCTGTCGGGGCAAGAGCAGATCCATACGGAACATGGACGCTTTGCCTCCACATCACGTCTGGCTTCCATCATCAGCCCGACGCAAGCTTTCAGCATGGAACACAGCCTGGAAGCCGACAAGTTGTTCGTCCGTATAGGTCGCCAAGGGCTGGAGCGTCATTATCAGGACTATTTTGCGCAGCCCGTGCGTGGCCCATTGGAGTTTCAGCCCTCCATTCCTTTTGATGCGCCCGGTGGTGCCAGCCTGCGTCGCCTGCTGGACTGGCAGTTTGCCGAAGTGTCCGATGGCACCTTGTTCGACCAGCCCCGTCAGGTGCGCCAGTTTGAGCAGACCCTGATTTATGCCTTGTTCGAACTGCATCAGCACAATCAGCCTGCGCACAAGACGCCGGCCGCTTTGCCCCATGTTTTGCGGCGTGCCCTGGACTTCATGGAAAGCCAGGCCGGTCAGCCTATCACCATTGGCGATATTGCCCAGGCGGCCGGTGTGAGCGTGCGCAGTCTGTACGCAGGGTTCCGGGAGCATCTGGGCGTAGCCCCCATGGCACGTTTGAAACAAATGCGTTTGGAGGCAGCCCGGCGTTACTTGCAACAAGGCGGGATGTCGGTCACCGAGGTTGCCTTGGCTTGCGGTTTTACGCATTTGGGGCAGTTTTCCGCGGATTACCGGCATAGCTTTGGCGAGCGCCCGTCTGAAACATTGAGCGGCTTGAGTCGTCCCCGGGCTGGCAGCTAA
- a CDS encoding flavin reductase family protein, protein MPVELAFLPTEQALEAPGVSADQFKRAMRHLGGTASVITVEHQGQRSGLTATSVTSVAADPAEVLVCVNQSSSSWPLMRDSGLFGVNMLGAQQADLALQFAGFKGEQGDARYAGHDWLCTEHGIWLARQAPAALACQIVEVIERHSHALVLGRVLQVHHAEQEQDSPLLYWQGRFGRFQGQ, encoded by the coding sequence ATGCCTGTGGAATTGGCTTTCTTACCGACAGAACAAGCGCTTGAGGCGCCGGGAGTTTCTGCCGATCAGTTCAAACGTGCTATGCGCCATCTGGGCGGCACAGCCAGTGTGATTACGGTTGAACATCAAGGTCAGCGCAGTGGTCTGACGGCGACCTCGGTGACCTCGGTAGCGGCGGATCCTGCAGAAGTGCTGGTTTGCGTCAATCAAAGCTCCTCGTCCTGGCCTTTGATGCGCGACAGCGGTTTGTTTGGTGTAAATATGCTGGGTGCCCAACAGGCTGACCTGGCTCTGCAGTTTGCCGGTTTCAAAGGCGAGCAAGGTGATGCACGTTATGCCGGGCACGATTGGCTGTGTACCGAGCATGGTATTTGGCTGGCTCGACAGGCCCCTGCCGCTTTGGCTTGCCAGATTGTGGAGGTCATCGAGCGTCACAGCCACGCCTTGGTGCTGGGCCGTGTGCTGCAGGTGCATCATGCCGAGCAAGAGCAGGATTCGCCCCTGCTGTATTGGCAGGGGCGGTTTGGACGGTTTCAGGGGCAGTAG
- a CDS encoding LLM class flavin-dependent oxidoreductase → MAQNTLLTHDKFLLGTFATNCGGGMTVSTLPDRWQATWENNLKLGKLLDEAGIDFMLPIARWIGYGGETDFHGYVLETVTWATALLANTRNISVFATVHTVANHPVVIAKQIATMAQMSGNRVGLNIVAGWNKPEYDALGVTLPDDHETRYGYAQEWFDLIKKIWHHDGRFDWDGKYFQAKGVYGNPRPEFDPPIFNAAGSGQGREFASRNANFLFTPAMELDRSAKEVAELKALGESQGRKVDVMTFSHVVCRPTEAEAKAEWERIMGNIDNGAVDNLMRLQFAHAHSFPHELLEQIRERMAAGHGGFPLVGTPEQVADGLCALHAAGFRGTTLSFVDYVQEFPYFRDTVLPLLQQRGIR, encoded by the coding sequence ATGGCACAGAATACATTGCTGACACACGATAAGTTTCTGCTGGGTACGTTTGCCACCAATTGTGGCGGCGGCATGACGGTATCGACCTTGCCGGATCGCTGGCAGGCTACTTGGGAAAACAATCTGAAGCTGGGCAAGCTGCTGGATGAGGCTGGCATCGACTTCATGCTGCCCATTGCCCGTTGGATCGGTTACGGCGGCGAAACCGATTTTCATGGCTATGTGCTGGAAACCGTGACCTGGGCGACGGCCTTGCTGGCTAACACTCGCAATATCAGCGTGTTTGCCACTGTGCATACCGTTGCCAACCACCCCGTGGTGATTGCCAAGCAGATCGCCACCATGGCGCAGATGAGTGGCAATCGGGTTGGTCTAAATATTGTGGCGGGCTGGAACAAGCCTGAATACGACGCCTTGGGAGTCACGTTGCCGGACGATCATGAAACCCGGTATGGCTATGCTCAGGAATGGTTCGACCTGATCAAGAAGATCTGGCACCACGACGGCCGTTTCGATTGGGACGGCAAGTATTTCCAGGCCAAGGGAGTATATGGCAATCCTCGCCCTGAGTTTGATCCGCCTATCTTTAATGCTGCCGGTTCCGGTCAGGGACGTGAGTTCGCCAGTCGTAATGCCAATTTCCTGTTCACCCCGGCCATGGAGCTGGACCGTTCCGCCAAGGAAGTGGCTGAACTGAAGGCGTTGGGCGAGTCGCAAGGTCGCAAGGTCGATGTGATGACCTTTTCGCATGTGGTGTGCCGTCCCACCGAAGCTGAAGCCAAGGCTGAGTGGGAGCGCATCATGGGCAACATCGACAATGGCGCGGTCGACAATCTGATGCGCCTGCAGTTTGCCCATGCGCACTCCTTCCCGCATGAGCTGCTGGAACAGATTCGCGAACGTATGGCAGCCGGTCATGGCGGCTTCCCGCTGGTGGGTACGCCCGAGCAAGTGGCTGATGGTTTGTGTGCACTGCACGCGGCCGGTTTCCGGGGAACAACCTTGTCCTTTGTGGACTATGTTCAGGAATTCCCGTATTTCCGTGATACTGTGCTGCCTTTGTTGCAGCAGCGCGGCATTCGCTAA
- the rplQ gene encoding 50S ribosomal protein L17, with protein MRHRHGLRKLNRTSSHRLAMFRNMSVSLLTHEAIKTTLPKAKELRRVVEPLITLAKNPTLANRRLAFARLRDRDAVTKLFEVFGPRYQERNGGYTRILKMGFRQGDNAPMAFMELVDRPEVQEEAAAE; from the coding sequence ATGCGTCACCGTCACGGTCTACGTAAACTGAATCGTACCAGCAGCCACCGTTTGGCCATGTTCCGCAACATGTCCGTGTCCCTGCTGACCCACGAAGCCATCAAAACCACCCTGCCTAAAGCTAAAGAGCTGCGCCGCGTGGTTGAGCCCCTGATCACTTTGGCTAAAAACCCAACCTTGGCAAACCGTCGTCTGGCTTTCGCCCGTCTGCGCGACCGCGATGCAGTGACCAAGCTGTTTGAAGTTTTCGGCCCACGTTACCAAGAGCGTAACGGTGGCTACACCCGCATCCTGAAAATGGGTTTCCGTCAGGGTGACAACGCTCCTATGGCATTCATGGAGCTGGTGGATCGTCCAGAAGTTCAGGAAGAAGCCGCTGCTGAATAA
- a CDS encoding DNA-directed RNA polymerase subunit alpha: MSQGFLKPRSIEVEPISKNHAKVIMEPFERGYGHTLGNALRRILLSSMTGYAPTEVQITGVVHEYSTLPGVGEDVVDILMNLKGVVFKLHSREEVTLILRKEGAGQVLASDIELPHDVEIINPNHVIATLTDDGKLEMQIKVEQGRGYVPGNVRALADDRTHTIGRIVLDASYSPVRRVSYAVENARVEQRTDLDKLVLDIETNGVISPEEAVRQSARILMDQISVFAALEGVGDAYEAPVRGAPQIDPVLLRPVDDLELTVRSANCLKAENIYYIGDLIQRTENELLKTPNLGRKSLNEIKEVLAARGLTLGMKLENWPPLGLERP; the protein is encoded by the coding sequence GCTACGGCCACACTCTGGGCAACGCACTGCGTCGTATCTTGCTGTCCTCCATGACCGGCTATGCACCGACTGAAGTGCAGATTACCGGTGTGGTGCACGAGTACTCCACGCTGCCAGGCGTGGGCGAGGACGTGGTTGATATCTTGATGAACCTGAAGGGCGTGGTCTTCAAGCTGCACAGCCGTGAAGAAGTTACGCTGATCCTGCGCAAAGAAGGCGCGGGTCAAGTTCTGGCCAGCGACATTGAATTGCCGCACGACGTTGAAATCATCAACCCCAATCATGTGATTGCCACCTTGACCGACGACGGCAAGCTGGAAATGCAAATCAAGGTTGAGCAAGGCCGTGGCTACGTTCCTGGTAACGTGCGCGCCCTGGCCGATGATCGCACCCACACGATCGGTCGTATCGTGCTGGACGCATCTTACAGCCCCGTGCGTCGTGTGAGCTACGCGGTCGAAAACGCCCGTGTGGAACAGCGTACTGACCTGGACAAGCTGGTTCTGGACATCGAAACCAACGGCGTGATCTCGCCCGAGGAAGCCGTGCGCCAGTCTGCTCGTATCCTGATGGATCAGATCTCTGTGTTTGCTGCTCTGGAAGGTGTGGGCGATGCCTACGAAGCTCCAGTGCGTGGCGCTCCACAGATCGATCCCGTGTTGCTGCGTCCTGTCGACGATCTGGAACTGACGGTTCGTTCCGCCAACTGCCTGAAAGCCGAAAATATTTACTACATCGGCGATCTGATCCAGCGTACCGAAAACGAACTGTTGAAGACACCAAACCTGGGCCGCAAGTCCTTGAACGAAATCAAGGAAGTGTTGGCCGCACGTGGTCTGACTTTGGGCATGAAGCTCGAAAACTGGCCGCCACTGGGTCTTGAGCGTCCATAA